The proteins below are encoded in one region of Luteolibacter sp. Y139:
- the lpxA gene encoding acyl-ACP--UDP-N-acetylglucosamine O-acyltransferase, whose amino-acid sequence MPTIHPTAQISPDAELADDVSVGPFTVIEGPVKLAAGVKIGGHAWISGRTTIGEGTSIGWGAVIGADPQDLSFDPATDSGVEIGARNSIREYVTIHRGSKPGARTVIGEGNLLMTGAHLAHDVHLGNGNILANSVLLAGHVHVGNKAFLGGGAGFHQFIKIGDLAMVQGLTAVSQDVPPFCTAYGINQIAGLNTIGLRRAGFSADERAAVKRAYKLVFQSGLVREAALAEATALEWPEPAARFLAAIATPSKKGVMSP is encoded by the coding sequence GTGCCGACGATCCACCCGACCGCCCAGATTTCGCCCGATGCGGAGCTCGCCGATGACGTGAGCGTGGGCCCCTTCACAGTGATCGAGGGGCCGGTGAAATTGGCGGCCGGCGTGAAAATCGGCGGCCACGCTTGGATCTCCGGCCGCACCACCATCGGCGAAGGCACCAGCATCGGCTGGGGTGCCGTCATTGGCGCCGACCCGCAGGATCTCTCCTTCGACCCCGCAACCGACTCCGGCGTGGAAATCGGCGCGCGCAATTCGATCCGCGAGTACGTGACCATCCACCGCGGCTCCAAGCCCGGCGCCCGGACCGTCATTGGCGAGGGCAATCTGCTCATGACCGGCGCTCACTTGGCGCACGATGTCCACCTCGGCAACGGCAACATCCTCGCGAACAGCGTCCTTCTCGCCGGCCACGTCCACGTCGGAAACAAGGCATTCCTCGGCGGCGGCGCCGGCTTCCACCAGTTCATCAAGATCGGCGACCTCGCCATGGTCCAAGGCCTCACCGCCGTCAGCCAGGACGTGCCGCCCTTCTGCACCGCCTACGGCATCAATCAAATCGCAGGCCTGAATACCATCGGCCTCCGCCGGGCGGGCTTCAGCGCGGATGAACGCGCAGCAGTGAAACGCGCCTACAAACTAGTGTTTCAATCAGGGCTCGTGCGTGAGGCCGCCCTAGCCGAAGCCACTGCCTTGGAATGGCCCGAGCCAGCCGCACGCTTCCTAGCTGCCATTGCGACTCCCTCGAAGAAGGGCGTGATGAGCCCTTGA
- the pssA gene encoding CDP-diacylglycerol--serine O-phosphatidyltransferase: MFRPIEPDEPRIYLLPNLMTAGNLACGFFAVLTIFKGIFLATTPEGYVFDSARPYYEQAILLIFASCIFDLLDGRLARFGGQESPFGREFDSLADVISFGMAPSILMAKAVLFPLDEDFKHLKLEGVGWGLACIYVLCGAIRLARFNCLAAMPKRANASTDFRGLPIPMAAGFISSLTYLVIYFNDTDRNLGAWKYVLAGAMLGISILMVSSVRYPSFKKVGWRTRGTPLVIVGAVAVLIITVRFHYVMPAVLFSAYLLYGLVVRPFLSPKVQREIEAETIAENADGEDEQGGSTG, translated from the coding sequence ATGTTCCGTCCCATCGAGCCCGACGAGCCGCGCATCTACCTGCTGCCGAACCTGATGACCGCCGGCAACCTCGCGTGCGGGTTCTTCGCGGTGCTGACGATCTTCAAGGGCATTTTCCTCGCAACGACGCCGGAGGGCTACGTTTTCGACTCCGCCCGTCCCTACTACGAGCAGGCGATCCTGCTGATCTTCGCCTCGTGTATTTTCGACCTGTTGGATGGCCGCCTGGCCCGGTTCGGGGGTCAGGAGTCGCCGTTCGGGAGGGAGTTCGATTCGCTGGCGGACGTGATTTCCTTCGGGATGGCCCCGTCGATCCTCATGGCCAAGGCGGTGCTGTTCCCGCTCGATGAGGATTTCAAACACCTCAAGCTGGAGGGGGTCGGCTGGGGGCTGGCCTGCATCTACGTGCTCTGCGGTGCGATCCGGCTGGCGCGTTTCAATTGCCTGGCGGCGATGCCGAAGCGGGCGAATGCGAGCACAGATTTCCGCGGACTGCCGATCCCGATGGCTGCGGGGTTCATTTCTTCCCTGACCTACCTGGTCATCTACTTCAACGACACGGACCGAAATCTGGGTGCCTGGAAGTATGTGCTGGCGGGTGCGATGCTGGGAATCTCGATCCTGATGGTGAGCAGCGTCCGCTATCCCAGCTTCAAGAAGGTCGGCTGGCGCACCCGCGGTACTCCGCTGGTGATCGTCGGAGCGGTGGCGGTGCTGATCATTACTGTCCGGTTCCACTACGTGATGCCTGCGGTCCTGTTCAGTGCCTACCTGCTTTACGGTCTGGTGGTGCGGCCTTTCCTGTCGCCGAAGGTCCAGCGCGAGATCGAAGCTGAAACGATCGCTGAAAACGCGGATGGGGAGGACGAGCAGGGAGGGAGCACGGGCTGA